Proteins from one Mycobacterium sp. SMC-2 genomic window:
- a CDS encoding pyridoxal phosphate-dependent aminotransferase, with product MTARLRPELAGLPVYVPGKNVPGSIKLASNETVYGPLPSVRAAIERAVAVVNRYPDNACVDLKAALAMHLGSDVAPEHIAVGSGSVTLCQQLVQITSSAGDEVMMGWRTFECYLPIVQVSGATAVKVPLTDHTHDLDAMLAAVTDRTRLIFVCNPNNPTSTVVDPGALARFVEAVPPHILIAIDEAYVEYIRDGMLPRTLELALSRSNVVVLRTFSKAYGLAGLRVGYAVGHPDLITALDKVVMPFAVTNVAQAAAIASLEASHELMARTDALVAERTRVSARLRDAGFTLPPSQANFVWLPLGSRTEDFTEQAADAHLVVRPFAGEGVRVTIGAVEENDVLLQFACDWISRTEP from the coding sequence GTGACCGCCCGCTTGCGTCCGGAACTGGCCGGACTGCCCGTCTATGTGCCCGGCAAGAACGTGCCGGGCTCGATCAAACTGGCCAGCAACGAAACCGTGTACGGCCCGCTGCCCAGCGTGCGGGCGGCCATCGAGCGCGCCGTCGCCGTCGTCAACCGCTACCCCGACAACGCCTGCGTGGACCTCAAGGCGGCGCTGGCCATGCACCTGGGTTCCGACGTCGCCCCCGAGCACATCGCGGTCGGCAGCGGTTCGGTCACCTTGTGCCAGCAGCTGGTGCAAATCACCTCGTCCGCGGGCGACGAGGTGATGATGGGCTGGCGCACGTTCGAGTGCTACCTGCCGATCGTCCAGGTGTCCGGCGCGACCGCGGTCAAAGTGCCGTTGACCGACCACACGCACGACCTCGACGCCATGCTCGCCGCGGTCACCGACCGCACGCGGCTGATCTTCGTCTGCAACCCGAACAATCCGACCTCCACGGTCGTCGATCCGGGCGCCCTGGCCCGCTTCGTCGAAGCTGTGCCGCCGCACATCCTGATCGCCATCGACGAGGCCTACGTCGAGTACATCCGCGACGGCATGCTGCCCCGCACCCTGGAGCTGGCCCTATCCCGCAGCAATGTCGTTGTGCTGCGGACCTTTTCGAAGGCCTACGGGCTGGCGGGCCTGCGCGTCGGTTATGCGGTGGGCCACCCCGACCTGATCACCGCGCTGGACAAGGTCGTGATGCCCTTCGCGGTGACCAACGTCGCGCAGGCGGCCGCCATCGCGTCGCTGGAGGCGTCGCACGAACTCATGGCCCGCACCGACGCACTCGTCGCCGAGCGCACCCGCGTCAGCGCCCGGCTACGGGACGCCGGCTTCACCCTGCCGCCGTCGCAGGCCAACTTCGTCTGGCTGCCCCTGGGCTCTCGCACCGAGGACTTCACCGAGCAGGCCGCCGACGCGCACCTGGTGGTGCGGCCGTTCGCAGGCGAGGGGGTGCGCGTCACCATCGGTGCGGTGGAGGAGAATGACGTCCTGTTGCAGTTCGCCTGCGACTGGATTTCCCGCACCGAACCGTAA
- a CDS encoding DUF4334 domain-containing protein — translation MDLARKLFTEFKERGGDIPDTELDDFWASLEPATIEGMLGEWKGGEFRTGHRMNGQLEKAGWFGKTFSSARDVQPLVCLDADGNKFSNVQMGKGEASLWLEEFRGEVTATMVYDGQPVHDHFKKIDDDAVMGIMNGKGVRDNGRYYYFYLERV, via the coding sequence TTGGACTTGGCGCGCAAACTGTTCACCGAGTTCAAGGAGCGCGGCGGTGATATCCCCGACACCGAGCTCGACGACTTCTGGGCCAGCCTCGAGCCCGCGACGATCGAGGGGATGCTCGGCGAGTGGAAGGGCGGCGAGTTCCGCACCGGCCACCGGATGAACGGCCAGCTGGAAAAGGCCGGCTGGTTCGGCAAGACGTTCTCCTCGGCCCGCGACGTGCAGCCGCTGGTGTGCCTAGACGCCGACGGCAACAAGTTCTCGAACGTTCAGATGGGCAAGGGCGAGGCCAGCCTGTGGCTCGAAGAGTTCCGCGGCGAGGTCACCGCCACGATGGTCTACGACGGCCAGCCCGTGCACGACCACTTCAAAAAGATCGACGACGACGCCGTGATGGGCATCATGAACGGCAAGGGCGTCCGGGACAACGGACGCTATTACTACTTCTACCTCGAACGGGTGTAG
- a CDS encoding TIGR03086 family metal-binding protein: MASDLRPGPHSPPTDELHSAEDTLGVLQRVLHTIAADDLSRQTPCADFDVARLTDHLLGSITALGGMVGAQIPEREEGDSVERQVVAAARPALDAWHRHGLDGTVPFGDRELPAKGACAILSLEFLVHAWDYAVAVGREVDAPEPLSEYVLGLAHQVIRPEFRGGAGFDDPVDVPEDAGALEQLVAFTGRDPAR; encoded by the coding sequence ATGGCGTCTGATTTGCGGCCCGGCCCACATTCCCCGCCCACCGACGAACTGCACAGCGCCGAGGACACGCTCGGGGTGTTGCAACGGGTGTTGCACACCATCGCGGCCGACGACCTCTCCCGGCAGACGCCGTGCGCCGACTTCGACGTGGCGCGGCTGACCGATCACCTGCTCGGCTCTATCACGGCGCTGGGCGGCATGGTGGGTGCGCAGATCCCGGAGCGCGAGGAAGGCGATTCGGTGGAGCGGCAGGTGGTCGCCGCGGCCCGGCCCGCTTTGGATGCCTGGCACCGCCACGGGTTGGACGGCACCGTGCCGTTTGGCGACCGCGAGCTGCCCGCCAAGGGTGCCTGCGCCATCCTGTCGCTCGAATTCCTGGTCCACGCCTGGGATTACGCGGTCGCCGTGGGACGCGAGGTCGACGCTCCCGAACCGTTGTCCGAGTACGTGTTGGGACTGGCCCACCAGGTCATCAGGCCGGAGTTCCGCGGTGGCGCCGGCTTCGACGACCCGGTTGACGTGCCCGAAGACGCCGGGGCGCTCGAGCAGTTGGTCGCCTTCACCGGCCGCGACCCGGCCCGGTAG
- a CDS encoding crotonase/enoyl-CoA hydratase family protein, producing the protein MAQAYESVAVETKDHVAQVTLIGPGKGNAMGPAFWSEMPELFAALDADPEVRAIVITGSGKNFSYGLDVPAMGGSFTPLLSGDALAGPRAVFHREVKRMQGAITAVADCRTPTIASVHGWCVGGGVDLISAVDIRYASADAKFSVREVKLAIVADVGSLARLPLILNDGHLRELALTGKDIDAARAEKIGLVNDVYADADATLAAAHATAAEIAANPPLTVHGIKDVLDQQRIAAVSESLRYVAAWNAAFLPSKDLTEGIAATFEKRPAQFTGE; encoded by the coding sequence ATGGCGCAAGCATACGAATCCGTCGCGGTGGAAACGAAGGATCACGTCGCGCAGGTGACGCTGATCGGGCCGGGCAAGGGCAACGCGATGGGCCCGGCGTTCTGGTCGGAGATGCCGGAGCTGTTCGCGGCGCTGGACGCCGACCCCGAGGTGCGGGCCATCGTGATCACCGGCTCGGGCAAGAACTTCAGCTACGGCCTGGACGTACCCGCGATGGGTGGTTCGTTCACCCCGCTGCTGTCCGGTGACGCCCTGGCCGGCCCGCGCGCGGTCTTCCACCGCGAGGTCAAGCGCATGCAAGGCGCCATCACCGCGGTGGCGGACTGCCGCACCCCGACGATCGCGTCGGTGCACGGCTGGTGCGTCGGCGGCGGCGTCGACCTGATCTCAGCGGTCGACATCCGCTACGCCAGCGCCGACGCCAAATTCTCGGTGCGCGAGGTCAAACTGGCCATCGTCGCCGACGTCGGCAGCCTGGCCCGCCTGCCGCTGATCCTGAACGACGGGCATCTGCGCGAACTCGCGCTGACCGGAAAGGACATCGACGCGGCCCGGGCCGAAAAGATCGGCCTGGTCAACGACGTGTACGCCGACGCCGACGCGACGCTGGCCGCCGCGCACGCCACCGCCGCCGAGATCGCGGCCAACCCGCCGCTGACCGTCCACGGCATCAAGGACGTCCTCGACCAGCAGCGCATCGCCGCGGTGTCGGAAAGCCTGCGCTACGTCGCCGCCTGGAACGCCGCCTTCCTGCCGTCGAAGGACCTGACCGAGGGCATCGCGGCGACATTCGAGAAGCGGCCGGCGCAGTTCACGGGGGAATAG
- the lipE gene encoding lipase LipE — protein MTRDGRIRVPADLDAVTAIGDEDHSEIDSAAVDRIWAAARHWYEAGFHPAIQLCIRRHGRVVLNRAIGHGWGNAPSDPPDAEKVPVTPDTPFCVYSAAKGMAATVIHMLVERGVFSLDDRVCDYIPTFTSHGKHRITIRHVMTHSAGLPFPTGPKPDIKRADDHEYAQQKLGELRPIYRPGLVHIYHALTWGPLVRELVYAATGKEIREILATEILDPLGFRWTNFGVAKEDLPLVAPSHATGRPLPPVVAQIFRKAIGGTVHEMIPITNTPLFLTTIIPSSNTVSTAHEMSRFAEIWRRGGNLDGVRVMSPETMYGAIKECRRLRPDFAVGLQPARWGTGYILGTNRWGPFGRNAPHAFGNLGLVNIAIWADPARGLAAGVVSSGKPGRDPEAKRYTALMDTITAEIPTD, from the coding sequence GTGACCCGAGACGGCAGGATCCGCGTCCCGGCCGACTTGGACGCCGTGACGGCGATCGGCGACGAAGACCACTCCGAGATCGACAGCGCCGCCGTCGACCGGATCTGGGCGGCCGCCCGGCACTGGTACGAAGCCGGGTTCCACCCCGCCATCCAGCTGTGCATCCGCCGGCACGGGCGGGTCGTGCTCAACCGCGCGATCGGCCACGGCTGGGGCAACGCCCCGAGCGACCCGCCCGACGCCGAGAAGGTCCCCGTCACCCCCGACACGCCGTTCTGCGTGTACTCGGCGGCCAAAGGCATGGCGGCGACCGTGATCCACATGCTCGTCGAGCGCGGGGTCTTCTCCCTCGACGACCGCGTCTGCGACTACATCCCCACCTTCACCAGCCACGGTAAGCACCGGATCACCATCCGGCACGTCATGACCCACAGCGCCGGGCTGCCCTTCCCGACCGGGCCCAAGCCGGACATCAAGCGCGCGGACGACCACGAGTACGCGCAGCAGAAGCTGGGCGAGCTGCGGCCGATCTACCGGCCGGGGCTGGTGCACATCTACCACGCGCTGACCTGGGGCCCGCTCGTGCGCGAGCTCGTATACGCGGCCACCGGCAAGGAGATTCGCGAGATTCTGGCCACCGAGATCCTCGACCCGCTCGGGTTCCGGTGGACCAACTTCGGCGTCGCCAAAGAGGACCTGCCGTTGGTCGCGCCGAGTCACGCCACCGGCCGCCCGCTGCCGCCGGTGGTCGCGCAGATATTCCGCAAGGCGATCGGCGGGACCGTGCACGAGATGATCCCAATCACCAACACGCCGTTGTTTCTCACCACCATCATCCCGTCGTCCAACACCGTCTCGACGGCGCACGAGATGTCCCGCTTCGCCGAAATCTGGCGTCGCGGTGGCAACCTCGACGGTGTGCGGGTGATGAGCCCCGAAACGATGTACGGCGCGATCAAGGAATGCCGCCGACTGCGACCGGATTTCGCGGTCGGGCTGCAGCCGGCCCGGTGGGGCACGGGGTACATCCTCGGCACGAATCGGTGGGGGCCGTTCGGGCGCAACGCCCCGCACGCTTTCGGCAATCTCGGTCTGGTCAACATCGCGATCTGGGCCGACCCGGCCCGCGGCCTGGCGGCCGGTGTGGTGAGCAGCGGCAAACCCGGGCGCGACCCGGAGGCCAAGCGCTACACCGCCCTGATGGACACGATCACCGCCGAGATCCCCACCGATTGA
- a CDS encoding NAD(P)H-quinone oxidoreductase, which produces MRAIVAESPDQLSWQDVPDVSPGPGEVLIKVTAAGVNRADLLQAAGRYPPPPGASEIIGMEVSGVVAETGEGVTDWPVGQEVCALLAGGGYAEYVAVPAGQVMPVPDGVDLVDAAGLPEVACTVWSNLVMIAHLGKGQLLLLHGGASGIGSHAIQVARALGVRVAVTAGSAEKLEFCRELGAEITINYRDEDFVGRVRENGGADVILDIMGASYLDRNIDALATDGQLVIIGMQGGIKGELNIGKLLGKRARVIGTTLRARPVTGPNSKTEIVQAVIGSVWPMIAEGRVRPIIGARMPIQQAGAAHQLLTASKVTGKVVLTV; this is translated from the coding sequence ATGCGCGCGATCGTCGCCGAATCCCCAGATCAGCTTTCCTGGCAAGACGTGCCCGACGTGTCCCCCGGGCCCGGCGAGGTCCTGATCAAAGTGACCGCGGCCGGCGTGAACCGCGCCGACTTGCTACAGGCCGCCGGTAGATACCCGCCCCCGCCCGGAGCCAGTGAAATCATCGGCATGGAGGTGTCCGGTGTCGTCGCCGAAACCGGCGAGGGTGTCACGGATTGGCCAGTGGGACAAGAGGTTTGCGCGCTGCTGGCCGGCGGCGGATACGCCGAGTACGTCGCGGTTCCCGCCGGGCAGGTGATGCCCGTGCCCGACGGGGTGGACCTCGTCGACGCCGCCGGACTGCCGGAGGTGGCGTGCACGGTGTGGTCGAACCTGGTGATGATCGCCCACCTGGGCAAGGGCCAGCTGCTGCTTCTCCACGGCGGCGCAAGCGGCATCGGAAGCCACGCGATTCAGGTCGCGCGGGCGCTGGGGGTCCGGGTGGCCGTGACGGCCGGGTCTGCGGAGAAGCTGGAATTCTGCCGGGAGCTGGGCGCCGAAATCACCATCAACTACCGCGACGAGGACTTCGTCGGGCGCGTGCGCGAAAACGGCGGCGCCGACGTGATTCTCGACATCATGGGCGCCTCCTACCTGGACCGCAATATCGACGCCCTGGCCACCGACGGGCAGCTGGTCATCATCGGCATGCAGGGCGGCATCAAGGGCGAGCTCAACATCGGCAAGCTGCTCGGCAAGCGCGCTCGGGTCATCGGCACCACGCTGCGGGCCCGCCCGGTCACCGGCCCGAACAGCAAGACGGAGATCGTGCAGGCGGTGATCGGGTCGGTGTGGCCGATGATCGCCGAGGGCCGCGTCCGCCCGATCATCGGCGCCCGCATGCCAATCCAACAGGCCGGCGCGGCACATCAACTGCTGACCGCGAGCAAGGTGACCGGAAAGGTCGTCCTGACGGTTTAG